A window from Peromyscus eremicus chromosome 1, PerEre_H2_v1, whole genome shotgun sequence encodes these proteins:
- the Lmo1 gene encoding rhombotin-1 isoform X1, translating to MMVLDKEDGVPMLSVQPKGKQKGCAGCNRKIKDRYLLKALDKYWHEDCLKCACCDCRLGEVGSTLYTKANLILCRRDYLRLFGTTGNCAACSKLIPAFEMVMRARDNVYHLDCFACQLCNQRFCVGDKFFLKNNMILCQMDYEEGQLNGTFESQVQ from the exons GTGTGCCGATGCTCTCCGTCCAACCAAAAGGGAAGCAGAAGGGCTGCGCTGGCTGCAACCGCAAGATCAAGGACAGGTACCTGCTGAAGGCGCTGGACAAGTACTGGCATGAGGACTGCCTCAAGTGTGCCTGCTGTGACTGCCGCCTGGGCGAGGTGGGCTCCACTCTCTACACCAAGGCCAACCTCATCCTGTGCCGGCGCGACTACCTGAG GCTTTTTGGCACCACAGGAAACTGTGCTGCCTGCAGCAAGCTGATCCCTGCTTTCGAGATGGTGATGCGAGCCCGAGACAATGTGTATCACCTTGACTGCTTCGCCTGCCAGCTCTGCAATCAGAG ATTTTGTGTGGGAGACAAATTCTTCCTGAAGAACAACATGATCTTGTGTCAGATGGACTATGAGGAGGGGCAGCTCAATGGCACCTTCGAATCCCAGGTTCAGTAA
- the Lmo1 gene encoding rhombotin-1 isoform X2 has protein sequence MVLDQEDGVPMLSVQPKGKQKGCAGCNRKIKDRYLLKALDKYWHEDCLKCACCDCRLGEVGSTLYTKANLILCRRDYLRLFGTTGNCAACSKLIPAFEMVMRARDNVYHLDCFACQLCNQRFCVGDKFFLKNNMILCQMDYEEGQLNGTFESQVQ, from the exons GTGTGCCGATGCTCTCCGTCCAACCAAAAGGGAAGCAGAAGGGCTGCGCTGGCTGCAACCGCAAGATCAAGGACAGGTACCTGCTGAAGGCGCTGGACAAGTACTGGCATGAGGACTGCCTCAAGTGTGCCTGCTGTGACTGCCGCCTGGGCGAGGTGGGCTCCACTCTCTACACCAAGGCCAACCTCATCCTGTGCCGGCGCGACTACCTGAG GCTTTTTGGCACCACAGGAAACTGTGCTGCCTGCAGCAAGCTGATCCCTGCTTTCGAGATGGTGATGCGAGCCCGAGACAATGTGTATCACCTTGACTGCTTCGCCTGCCAGCTCTGCAATCAGAG ATTTTGTGTGGGAGACAAATTCTTCCTGAAGAACAACATGATCTTGTGTCAGATGGACTATGAGGAGGGGCAGCTCAATGGCACCTTCGAATCCCAGGTTCAGTAA